The following proteins are encoded in a genomic region of Propionispora hippei DSM 15287:
- a CDS encoding MarR family winged helix-turn-helix transcriptional regulator, which produces MRKNNVVALTSRITDKAHRLIIRELENNGVYGIVPSHGGILALLFNGEKHTMKDLAEKIHRTKPTVTVLVDKLVVLGYVTKEKSHEDSRITFIELTEKGYALQPVFKAVSDKLSAVVYNGIDDEAAEYVENLLEQISYNLN; this is translated from the coding sequence ATGAGAAAAAATAATGTTGTCGCACTTACAAGCAGAATAACTGACAAAGCACATAGGCTCATTATTCGTGAGCTTGAAAATAATGGCGTTTATGGTATTGTACCATCCCATGGAGGAATTCTTGCTCTTCTCTTTAATGGGGAAAAGCATACAATGAAAGACCTGGCCGAAAAAATTCATCGTACAAAACCAACCGTTACAGTTTTAGTGGATAAACTCGTGGTTCTTGGCTATGTGACTAAGGAAAAGAGTCATGAGGATAGCCGAATAACATTTATAGAACTAACTGAAAAAGGTTATGCATTACAGCCAGTCTTCAAAGCAGTTTCTGACAAGCTAAGCGCAGTAGTATACAATGGTATAGACGATGAAGCTGCTGAGTATGTAGAAAACCTTTTGGAACAAATAAGCTATAATCTTAACTAG